In Colletotrichum higginsianum IMI 349063 chromosome 3, whole genome shotgun sequence, a genomic segment contains:
- a CDS encoding Replication factor C subunit 4, producing the protein MPAQKMTTKPEEVGESSTSAAKKALTAASNGVPNYELPWVEKYRPVFLDDVVGNTETIDRLKIIAKEGNMPHVIISGMPGIGKTTSVLCLARQLLGDSYKEAVLELNASDERGIDVVRNRIKGFAQKKVTLPQGRHKLVILDEADSMTSGAQQALRRTMEIYSNTTRFAFACNQSNKIIEPLQSRCAILRYARLTDEQVVKRLMQIIEAEKVEYSDDGLAALVFSAEGDMRQAINNLQSTFAGFGFVSGDNVFKVVDSPHPIKVQAMLKACYEGNVDSALDSLRELWDLGYSSHDIISTMFKVTKTIPTLSEHSKLEFIKEIGFTHMKILEGVQTLLQLSGCVARLCKINMDPKKFEVVSR; encoded by the exons ATGCCCGCCCAGAAGATGACTACAAAGCCGGAGGAGGTTGGCGAGTCCTCAACATCTGCTGCGAAGAAGGcgctgacggcggcgtcaaaCGGTGTCCCCAATTATGAGCTTCCTTG GGTCGAAAAATACCGTCCCGTCTTCCTCGATGATGTTGTCGGAAACACCGAGACGATTGATCGGCTAAAAATCATTGCGAAGGAGGGAAACATGCCGCACGTCATCATTTCCGGCATGCCTGGTATCGGAAAAACCACAAGTGTGCTCTGCCTTGCGAGGCAACTACTGGGAGATTCCTACAAGGAGGCTGTTCTAGAACTCAATGCCAGTGACGAGAGAG GTATCGATGTCGTCCGCAATCGCATCAAGGGTTTTGCCCAGAAGAAGGTCACCCTGCCCCAGGGCCGGCACAAGCTCGTGATCCTAGATGAGGCCGACAGTATGACCTCAGGcgcccagcaggccctcCGCCGAACGATGGAGATTTACTCCAACACGACGcgcttcgccttcgcctGTAATCAGTCCAACAAGATCATCGAGCCACTGCAATCGCGATGCGCCATTCTCCGATACGCCCGGCTCACGGACGAGCAGGTGGTCAAGCGTCTGATGCAGATCATTGAGGCCGAGAAGGTGGAATacagcgacgacgggctGGCTGCGCTCGTCTTcagcgccgagggcgacatGCGACAGGCCATCAACAACTTGCAGTCGACCTTTGCCGGCTTTGGCTTCGTGTCGGGCGACAACGTCTTCAAAGTGGTGGACTCACCACACCCCATCAAAGTCCAGGCCATGCTCAAGGCGTGCTACGAGGGCAACGTGGACTCGGCGCTCGACAGCCTGCGCGAGCTATGGGACCTGGGATACTCGAGTCACGacatcatcagcaccatGTTCAAGGTTACCAAGACGATCCCGACGCTGAGCGAGCACTCGAAGCTAGAGTTCATCAAGGAGATTGGCTTCACGCATATGAAGATTCTGGAGGGAGTGCAGACGCTGTTGCAGTTAAGCGGTTGCGTCGCGAGGCTGTGCAAAATCAACATGGATCCGAAGAAGTTTGAAGTGGTTTCAAGATGA
- a CDS encoding Ribosome biogenesis gtpase: protein MVHAKSKKTAGLGNALMNDRFGKNRGNDRKKTSAITRVNHATGEEYLTNERQEASWVKMRSVTEQGALDEFLATAELAGTDFTAEKMNNIKIIHTDQKNPYLLSGAEERGVLAKQKDHKGRLTVPRRPKWDASTTPEELDRKERDSFLDWRRGLAELQENHDLLMTPFERNLEVWRQLWRVIERSDLVVQIVDARNPLLFRSEDLESYVKDIDSKKENLLLINKADMLTLNQRKMWAKYLKENGIAYRFFSASLAKEMLEALEEEDENSDEDEPEAGSSSQAASQNAAIGKEGKDKADEEHSEEEDGQEEGGAGISQQDGEVDDDDIRILTVEELEDIFLSHAPENAEPGHKLQIGLVGYPNVGKSSTINALIGAKKVSVSSTPGKTKHFQTIHLSDNVILCDCPGLVFPNFANTKADLVCNGVLPIDQLREFQGPAGLVTRRIPKAFLEAVYGINIKTRALEEGGTGIPTAPELLRAYARARGFTTQGLGQPDESRASRYILKDYVNGKLLYCEPPPETVDGPEFNYELYNDGQLPEKTRQAVDESLDIMSFVGDDISIAPSDLAVLPAGPKSKKIDKGFFGADGTGTGHLKMPFAHKYSEQGQKHLSGRKARAMIALENGVDPKDVKLSSGKKHFKGGAKTRKTKKPADEDDD from the exons ATGGTGCACGCCAAATCCAAGAAGACCGCCGGGCTCGGCAATGCCCTGATGAACGACCGGTTCGGTAAGAACCGCGGCAACGACAGGAAGAAGACCTCTGCCATTACCAGAGTAAACCATGCTACCGGAGAAGAG TACCTCACAAACGAGCGACAAGAAGCGTCATGGGTTAAGATGCGATCAGTCACCGAGCAGGGCGCTCTCGACGAGTTCCTTGCGACAGCAGAGCTGGCAGGCACGGACTTCACCGCAGAGAAGATGAACAACATCAAGATCATCCACACCGACCAGAAGAACCCATACTTACTGTCCGGAGCCGAGGAGAGGGGCGTTCTCGCCAAGCAGAAGGATCACAAGGGACGCTTGACTGTGCCGAGACGACCGAAGTGGGATGCTTCCACCACCCCAGAGGAGCTGGACAGAAAAGAGAGGGACAGCTTCTTGGACTGGCGTAGAGGTCTTGCGGAGCTCCAGGAGAACCATGATCTTCTGATGACGCCTTTCGAACGAAACCTTGAGGTTTGGAGGCAGCTGTGGCGTGTTATCGAAAGATCGGACCTCGTGGTCCAGATTGTCGATGCCCGCAATCCCTTGCTTTTCAGATCCGAGGATTTGGAAAGCTATGTCAAGGACATCGACTCCAAGAAGGAGAACCTCCTGCTCATCAACAAGGCCGACATGCTTACGCTGAACCAGCGCAAGATGTGGGCCAAGTACTTGAAGGAGAATGGCATCGCTTATAGGTTTTTCTCAGCAAGTCTTGCAAAGGAGATGCTGGAGGCTttggaggaagaggatgagaACTCCGACGAAGATGAACCGGAAGCTGGTAGTAGCTCTCAGGCCGCATCGCAaaacgccgccatcggcaaggaaggcaaagACAAAGCCGATGAGGAGCACTcagaagaggaggatggccaagaagagggTGGCGCTGGCATATCACAGCAGGATGGCGAagttgacgacgatgacatcCGGATCTTGACAGTagaggagctggaggatATCTTCCTCAGCCACGCTCCCGAGAACGCAG AGCCTGGCCACAAGCTGCAAATTGGTCTCGTCGGATATCCCAACGTCGGAAAGTCCTCAACCATCAACGCCTTGATCGGCGCCAAGAAGGTGTCGGTTTCATCAACACCAGGAAAGACTAAGCACTTCCAGACGATCCACCTCAGTGATAACGTCATCTTGTGCGATTGTCCCGGTCTAGTCTTCCCCAACTTCGCAAACACCAAGGCCGACCTGGTCTGCAACGGTGTCTTGCCTATCGACCAGCTACGAGAGTTCCAGGGACCTGCCGGTCTAGTTACCCGCAGAATCCCGAAGGCTTTCCTGGAGGCAGTCTACGGAATTAACATCAAGACTCGCGCTCTCGAGGAGGGTGGCACTGGCATCCCCACTGCCCCAGAGCTGCTCCGCGCATATGCCCGGGCGAGAGGCTTCACAACCCAGGGATTGGGTCAGCCCGACGAGTCGAGAGCTTCCCGTTACATTCTGAAGGACTACGTGAACGGCAAGCTTCTATACTGCGAGCCGCCACCTGAAACTGTGGATGGTCCGGAGTTCAACTACGAGCTCTACAACGACGGCCAGCTTCCCGAGAAGACACGTCAAGCAGTGGACGAGTCTCTTGACATCATGTCGTTTGTGGGCGACGATATCTCAATAGCCCCCTCCGACCTGGCAGTCCTTCCAGCGGGCCCGAAGTCCAAGAAGATTGACAAGGGTTTCTTTGGCGCTGATGGCACTGGGACCGGGCACCTCAAGATGCCTTTTGCTCACAAGTACTCGGAGCAGGGCCAGAAACACTTGAGTGGAAGGAAAGCGCGAGCAATGATTGCTCTGGAGAATGGTGTCGATCCCAAGGATGTTAAGCTTTCATCTGGTAAGAAGCATTTCAAGGGAGGTGCCAAGACGAGGAAGACTAAGAAGccggccgacgaggatgacgactAG
- a CDS encoding Pre-mRNA-splicing factor CWC2: MADEVAEVRTEGPDGGEEQEETALATTNSEVTAPAERKVKKIIRKKKRPARPQVDPSFITSEPPPQTGTIFNIWYNKWSGGDREDKYLSKTHAKGRCNVAKDSGYTRADRVTGSYFCLFFARGICPKGQDCEYLHRLPGIHDIFNPNIDCFGRDKHSDYRDDMGGVGSFMRQNRTIYVGRIHVTDDIEEIVARHFAEWGQIERIRVLNTRGVAFITYSNEANAQFAKEAMAHQSLDHEEILNVRWATADPNPMAQAREARRIEEQAAEAVRRALPAEFVAEIEGKDPEARKRRKIESSYGLEGYEAPDEVHFAQGVNAVNPVGREGHAVEYQERPMLENGDQQQYQALPALQGQSIVSGGIFSSSTLAALNASKVAVASKPKAAVSSGPLVAYGSDDDDD; the protein is encoded by the exons ATGGCGGACGAAGTCGCCGAAGTTCGAACCGAGGGGCCCGATGGAGGGGAGGAACAGGAAGAGACGGCGCTGGCCACCACCAACAGCGAGGTCaccgcgccggccgagagAAAAGTGAAGAAGATCAtccgcaagaagaagaggccggcGCGTCCCCAGGTCGACCCGTCCTTCATCACCTCCGAGCCACCGCCGCAGACGGGAACGATCTTCAACATCTGGTACAACAAGTGGTCGGGCGGCGACCGTGAGGACAAGTACCTGTCCAAGACGCACGCCAAGGGGCGCTGCAACGTCGCGAAGGACAGCGGCTATACGAGGGCCGACAGGGTCACCGGCAGCTACTTctgcctcttcttcgcccgcGGTATATGCCCCAAGGGCCAGGATTGCGAGTACCTCCACCGTTTGCCGGGTATTCACGACATCTTCAACCCCAACATCGACTGCTTCGGCCGTGACAAGCACTCCGACTACAGAGACGACATGGGCGGTGTCGGCAGCTTCATGAGGCAGAACCGCACCATATACGTCGGTAGGATACACGTCACGGACGACATTGAGGAGATTGTCGCGCGTCACTTTGCAGAATGGGGCCAGATTGAGCGCA TTCGCGTGCTCAACACCCGCGGAGTCGCATTCATCACATACTCCAATGAGGCAAATGCTCAATtcgccaaggaggccatggccCATCAGTCCCTGGACCACGAAGAGATCCTCAACGTGCGTTGGGCGACGGCCGACCCGAACCCCATGGCGCaggcgcgcgaggcgagACGTATTGAGGAGCAGGCTGCCGAGGCCGTTCGGAGGGCGCTCCCCGCCGAGTTCGTtgccgagatcgagggcaAGGACCCAGaagcgaggaagaggaggaagatcGAGAGCAGCTACGGGCTCGAAGGCTACGAGGCGCCGGACGAGGTACACTTTGCACAGGGTGTCAACGCCGTGAACCCCGTCGGGCGGGAGGGTCACGCAGTGGAGTATCAGGAGCGGCCCATGCTGGAAAATGGCGACCAGCAACAGTACCAGGCCTTGCCGGCGCTGCAAGGACAATCGATCGTGTCTGGCGGCATCTTCTCCAGTAGTACCCTGGCAGCCCTGAACGCCTCCAAGGTCGCCGTGGCGTCGAAACCGAAGGCTGCCGTATCTTCGGGGCCGTTAGTCGCATACGGgagcgatgacgacgacgattgA
- a CDS encoding TGS domain-containing protein, translated as MVNITEKIKEIEDEMRKTQKYHLGLLKGKLARLRAQLLEPGPGAGGGGGAGFDVSKSGDARIALVGFPSVGKSTFLSKVTRTKSEVASYSFTTLTAIPGVLEYGGAEIQLLDLPGIIEGAAEGKGRGRQVISAAKTSDMILMVLDATKKAEQRALLEAELEAVGIRLNREPPNIYLKAKKAGGMKITFQNPPKNMDEKMVFNILRDYKILNCEVLVRDEYATVDDLIDVIMKDHRKYIKCLYVYNKIDSVSLDFLDKLAREPQTVVMSCELDLGIQDVVDRCWEELKLIRIYTKRKGSDPDFSEALIVRSNSSIEDVCDRIHRTLKDTFKYALVWGASARHIPQRVGLGHMVADEDVVYIVSAWKA; from the exons ATGGTGAACATTACggagaagatcaagga GATTGAGGATGAGATGAGAAAGACTCAGA AGTATCATCTGGGTCTCCTCAAGGG TAAACTCGCGCGTCTGAGAGCACAGCTTCTGGAGCCCGGCCCGGGggctggaggcggcggcggggccggTTTCGACGTCAGTAAAAGCGGTGATGCCAGAATAgccctcgtcggcttccCCTCCGTCGGCAAATCGACGTTCCTGTCCAAGGTGACGCGGACGAAATCCGAGGTGGCCTCTTACTCCTTCACAACACTCACAGCCATTCCGGGCGTCCTGGAgtacggcggcgccgagatccAGCTGCTCGATCTGCCTGGTATcatcgagggcgccgccgagggcaagggcAGAGGAAGGCAGGTCATCTCGGCGGCCAAGACGAGCGACATGATCCTGATGGTGCTGGACGCGACCAAGAAGGCAGAGCAGCGGGcgctgctcgaggccgagctggaggCCGTGGGCATCCGTCTCAACAGAGAACCACC AAACATCTACCTCAAGGCGAAAAAGGCCGGTGGCATGAAGATCACATTCCAAAACCCGCCCAAAAACATGGACGAGAAGATGGTGTTCAACATCTTGCGCGACTACAAGATCCTCAACTGCGAGGTACTCGTGCGCGACGAGTACGCGACGGTGGACGACCTCATCGACGTCATTATGAAGGACCACCGCAAGTACATCAAGTGCCTGTACGTGTACAACAAGATCGACAGCGTTTcgctcgacttcctcgacaaGTTGGCGCGCGAGCCGCAGACGGTCGTCATGAGTTGCGAGCTCGATCTCGGCATccaggacgtcgtcgaccgctGCTGGGAGGAGCTCAAGCTCATCCGCATCTACACAAAGCGCAAGGGCTCCGACCCGGACTTTAGCGAGGCCCTCATCGTGCggagcaacagcagcatTGAGGACGTCTGCGATCGCATCCACAGGACTCTCAAGGACACCTTCAAGTACGCCCTCGTGTGGGGCGCGAGCGCCAGGCATATCCCGCAGAGAGTGGGACTCGGACAcatggtggcggacgaggacgtcgtctACATTGTGAGCGCATGGAAGGCATAA
- a CDS encoding Urease translates to MDSNARDGSVNDAEREVLELEARLDAAREKLKNLNGHTKCCESLPSRGVPKPSSSPALSNHYLLLLSDSALPLGSFAFSSGLESYLAHTRGRSSFNVFLPESISAYASTTLPFVLAAHRDTGAIAELDDYLDAAIICTVGRRASIAQGRALLSIWERSFASSLPAHAVATLQPYTAMLKAATSSRISSTTDDSAEPPLVFAHLAPLFGAISNLVGLSLQQTAYIFMMGHVKALISAAVRASMFGPYQAQKVLASTQVQELITAAIDREWNTPIERAGQTMPVMDLWIGRHEVLYSRIFNS, encoded by the exons ATGGATTCGAATGCCCGAGACGGATCCGTTAACGATGCCGAGAGGGAGGTTTTGGAGCTGGAGGCGCGCCTAGATGCTGCCAGAGAGAAGTTAAAGAATCTCAATGGGCACACAAAGTGTTGCGAATCCCTCCCGTCTCGAGGTGTACCCAAGCCTTCAT CTTCACCTGCCTTGTCCAACCACTATCTTCTCTTGCTCTCAGACTCCGCCTTGCCGCTGGGATCATTCGCCTTCAGCAGCGGTCTCGAGTCCTACCTGGCGCACACCAGGGGCCGCTCGTCCTTCAACGTCTTCCTCCCCGAGTCCATCTCAGCTTACGCCTCGACGACCCTGCCCTTTGTCCTCGCAGCGCACCGCGACACGGGCGCTatcgccgagctggacgactATCTTGACGCGGCCATCATCTGCaccgtcggccgccgcgcctCGATTGCCCAGGGCCGCGCCCTCCTGTCCATCTGGGAGCGCTCCTTCGCGTCGTCTCTCCCGGCTCACGCCGTTGCAACCCTTCAGCCGTACACGGCCATGTTGAAGGCCGCCACGTCTTCACGGATTTCATCGACCACGGACGACTCGGCCGAGCCGCCGCTGGTGTTTGCCCATCTGGCTCCCCTTTTCGGCGCAATCTCGAACCTGGTGGGGCTGAGCTTGCAGCAGACGGCCTACATCTTCATGATGGGACACGTCAAGGCACTAATCTCGGCGGCCGTGAGAGCCAGCATGTTCGGGCCGTACCAGGCGCAAAAAGTACTCGCGAGCACGCAGGTCCAGGAACTGATCacggccgccatcgacagAGAATGGAACACGCCCATCGAGAGGGCCGGGCAGACCATGCCCGTCATGGACTTGTGGATCGGCAGACACGAGGTTCTTTATTCACGCATATTCAACAGTTGA
- a CDS encoding Imidazoleglycerol-phosphate dehydratase, translating to MNSHNQMKSAEADDAAWEATRGAVTGAVRWGAGAAVLGAFAWRFSPLYKGLTIQFKIYMQMSAMVLGSMLEADNRLREYEARVRIQKRMLRDKAKWERFEQEFLENPADEKK from the exons ATGAATTCGCACAACCAAATGAAgagcgccgaggccgacgacgccgcgtGGGAAGCCACCCGCGGAGCCGTTACGGGCGCCGTGAGATGgggtgccggtgccgccgtcctGGGAGCCTTTGCGTGGAGGTTCTCACCGTTGTACAAGGGCCTTACGATTCAGTTCAAGAT CTACATGCAAATGTCCGCCATGGTGCTGGGGAGCATGCTCGAGGCGGACAACAGGTTGCGCGAGTACGAGGCAAGGGTCAGGATACAGAAGCGCATGCTGAGGGACAAGGCGAAATGGGAGAGGTTTGAGCAGGAGTTCCTTGAGAACCCAGCTGACGAGAAGAAATGA
- a CDS encoding Low temperature viability protein: protein MAKGKKFDKKNAQHFTLVHRPQNDPLIHDENAPSMVLNPVPQKGGSSKGKHLSDLASELGSDAVSIRENEGEAAEYGVYYDDTQYDYMQHLRDLNSGGGEAVWVEAPAASDKGKGKQTSLEDALRQMDLEHKSEALLDESVLPNKNLQRSTYQNQQDIPDAIAGFQPDMDPRLREVLEALEDDAYVDEDDDIFQELSKDSREIDQYEFEDQFDYDDEDEGWESDGTAKPNKEYRSEAVPQLIPVEGEALPEHQNEDWLEDFKQFKKDQKGGKVQEKVTPSEIQSSIWTTTTMGGRKKKRKGALTNPSAYSMTSSSMVRTEQLTLLDARFDKIEEEYTSEMGGDDMASVSEVSTATSVAGPTRGDFDSIMDEFLGSYIKPGKRTNKKNRPQTGLEQLDEIRQGLGPARFRSKNY from the exons ATGGCGAAGGGAAAGAAATT CGACAAGAAGAATGCGCAGCATTTTACTCTCGTCCACCGACCGCAAAATGACCCGCTCATCCACGACGAAAATGCGCCTTCCATGGTGCTCAACCCGGTGCCTCAGAAGGGGGGGTCCTCGAAGGGAAAGCACCTGAGCGATCTTGCATCCGAGCTTGGCTCCGATGCTGTGAGCATAAGAGAGAACGAGGGAGAGGCGGCCGAGTACGGTGTCTACTACGACGACACCCAGTATGACTACATGCAGCATCTCCGTGATCTGAACtctggaggcggcgaggctgTGTGGGTTGAGGCTCCTGCAGCTTCCGATAAAGGCAAGGGAAAGCAGACGTCGCTCGAGGACGCCTTGCGTCAAATGGATTTGGAGCACAAGAGCGAGGCTCTGCTCGACGAATCGGTCCTCCCCAACAAGAACCTCCAGCGATCAACCTACCAAAATCAGCAGGATATCCCCGATGCCATTGCTGGCTTCCAGCCCGACATGGATCCCCGATTGCGTGAAGTGCTCGAGGCACTGGAGGACGATGCGTATgtggatgaagacgacgataTCTTTCAAGAGCTGTCCAAGGATTCGCGCGAGATCGACCAATATGAATTCGAGGACCAGttcgactacgacgacgaggacgagggctgGGAATCGGATGGCACTGCTAAGCCGAACAAGGAGTACAGAAGTGAAGCGGTCCCGCAGCTGATTCCCGTTGAAGGGGAGGCACTGCCAGAGCACCAGAATGAGGACTGGTTGGAGGATTTCAAACAGTTCAAGAAGGATcagaagggcggcaaggtcCAGGAAAAAGTCACGCCGTCTGAGATTCAGTCATCCATCTGGACCACGACAACAATGGGTGGTcgcaaaaagaagagaaagggagCCCTTACCAACCCCTCCGCCTACTCCATGACCTCATCATCAATGGTCAGGACAGAACAGCTCACGCTGCTGGACGCCAGATTTGACAAGATTGAGGAGGAGTACACAAGCGAGATGGGCGGTGATGACATGGCCTCCGTCTCCGAAGTCTCAACGGCGACCAGCGTCGCCGGCCCTACCCGAGGCGACTTTGACAGCATTATGGACGAATTCTTGGGCAGCTACATAAAACCTGGAAAGCGAACGAACAAGAAGAACAGACCGCAAACCGGACTCGAGCAACTCGATGAGATCAGGCAGGGACTGGGCCCCGCTCGCTTCCGATCCAAGAACTATTGA
- a CDS encoding Spo12-like protein gives MSPNVLADKDVNAAVVANDLQATKDVKSMEYHRQVLQSKMAQEKYDHKPQTHNAQSRALNSDVLNRSKTYISPSDNIMSPCTAKLSALRNKQVGKVKPKSLFAQTSAKKLGGGDSPFGNQTTTPTKNGNSF, from the exons ATGTCTCCCAACGTTCTCGCCGATAAGGATGTCAACGCCGCTGTCGTGGCCAACGATCTCCAGGCTACCAAGGATGTTAAGAGCATGGAATATCACCGCCAGGTCCTGCAAAGCAAGATGGCTCAAGAGAAGTACGACCACAAGCCACAGACTCATAACGCCCAGAGCAGAGCCCTAAACTCCGATGTCCTCAATAGGTCGAAGACGTACATTTCGCCCTCTGACAACATCATGAGCCCTTGCACCGCCAAGCTCAGCGCCCTGCGCAACAAGCAGGTTGGCAA GGTCAAGCCCAAGTCCCTCTTCGCCCAGACTTCAGCCAAGAAGCTCGGAGGCGGCGACTCGCCCTTCGGCAACCAGACAACAACCCCTACCAAGAACGGCAACAGCTTCTAG
- a CDS encoding Acyl-CoA dehydrogenase gives MTSSVPAIVLDRLSDRAKEALDLVAKFVEEECIPADPILEAQIGQGDERWSHHPAIVDDLKVKARKLGLWNMFLPKGHYKESPGFTNLEYGLMAEWLGKSRVASEAVNCAAPDTGNMEVLAKYGNEEQKNKWLKPLMEGQIRSAFLMTEPDVASSDATNIQLSMRKEGNEYVLNGSKWWSSGAGDPRCSVYIVMGKSDPNNKDPYRQQSVILVPAGTKGITIHRMLQVYGYDDAPHGHGHISFKDVRVPASNLVLGEGRGFEIIQGRLGPGRIHHAMRTIGAAERALEWMLMRINDPTKTPFGKQLREHGVILEWVAKSRIEIDAARLVVLNAAIRMDDLGPKKALKEIAEAKVLVPQTALTVIDRAIQSFGAAGICQDTPLASMWANIRTLRLADGPDEVHLQQLGRNENKRGKEVTDKIQWQKQKTEQLMVQYKTKTMQPGANINRSRL, from the exons ATGACGTCCTCAGTCCCAGCCATC GTCTTGGATCGCCTCAGCGATCGCGCAAAGGaagccctcgacctcgttgcTAAATTCGTCGAGGAAGAATGCATCCC CGCCGATCCCATTTTGGAAGCCCAGATCGGTCAGGGCGACGAGAGATGGAGCCACCACCCGGCCATTGTCGACGACctcaaggtcaaggccaGGAAGCTTGGTCTTTGGAACATGTTCCTGCCAAAGGGCCACTACAAGGAATCCCCCGGCTTCACGAACCTCGAGTACGGTCTCATGGCTGAGTGGCTCGGCAAGTCGAGAGTCGcctccgaggccgtcaaTTGCGCGGCACCCGATACCGGCAACATGGAAGTCCTAGCCAAGTATGGAAACGAGGAACAGAAGAACAAGTGGCTGAAGCCTCTAATGGAAGGCCAGATCCGCTCTGCTTTCCTGATGACGGAGCCCGATGTCGCCTCCTCGGACGCGACCAACATCCAGCTGAGCATGCGCAAGGAAGGCAACGAATACGTCCTCAACGGCTCG AAATGGTGGTCCAGCGGTGCTGGCGATCCTCGGTGCTCGGTCTACATCGTCATGGGCAAGAGTGACCCCAACAACAAGGACCCCTACAGGCAACAGTCTGTTATCCTCGTCCCCGCGGGTACCAAGGGTATCACGATCCACCGCATGCTTCAGGTTTACGGCTACGACGACGCGCCCCACGGGCATGGCCACATCAGTTTCAAGGACGTCCGGGTGCCCGCCAgcaacctcgtcctcggcgagggtcGCGGCTTCGAGATCATCCAGGGCAGACTCGGCCCTGGCCGCATCCATCACGCCATGCGAACCATTGGAGCG GCTGAGCGCGCTCTCGAATGGATGCTGATGCGCATCAACGATCCTACCAAGACGCCTTTCGGCAAGCAGCTGCGGGAGCACGGCGTCATCCTTGAGTGGGTGGCCAAGTCCCGCATCGAGAttgacgccgcccgcctcgtcgtcctcaacgccgccatccggATGGATGACCTCGGCCCCAAGAAGGCCCTCAAGgagatcgccgaggccaaggtccTTGTCCCGCAGACGGCTCTGACGGTCATTGACCGCGCCATTCAGTCATTTGGCGCGGCCGGTATTTGCCAGGACACGCCGCTGGCCAGTATGTGGGCTAACATCCGGACCCTgcggctcgccgacggccctGATGAGGTGCAtctgcagcagctcggcaGGAACGAGAACAAGAGGGGCAAGGAGGTTACGGATAAGATCCAGtggcagaagcagaagacggAACAGCTCATGGTGCAGTACAAGACTAAAACGATGCAGCCGGGGGCCAACATCAACCGGTCCAGGCTGTGA